In a single window of the Desulfovibrio mangrovi genome:
- a CDS encoding phosphoadenosine phosphosulfate reductase family protein — MHVATLDAAGNVPKPLTAHEAQWAENVRSGAVQAAFDELLRKQALSLPEKIDLTHKVISDWYEAWDGLVSVSFSGGKDSSVLLHLVRQQYPDVPAVFCNTGLEYPEIARLVKATPNHVVLRPKIPFWQVVRDYGWPLASKKIARGVNILRHPTEKNQNIWRLYDQGINRHGREVHGFKVPKQWRFLTQAPFEVSDVCCKIMKKDPSAAFEKATGRKPFVGTLASDSKARQRTYLKTGCNAYDAVHPRSAPLSFWTEQDVLQAIRLFNIPIPAVYGRIMENRDGRLFTTGVRRTGCVFCCFGLHLDHLDGPQNRFQRLALTHPRLYDYCMNRLGLRDVLRYCKDAANPSLAARLVWEPEPVMEQCNLLEVA; from the coding sequence ATGCACGTTGCCACCCTCGACGCGGCTGGCAACGTGCCGAAGCCCCTTACCGCGCATGAAGCCCAATGGGCCGAGAACGTGCGGTCCGGTGCGGTGCAGGCCGCCTTTGACGAACTTCTGCGTAAGCAGGCCCTGTCGTTGCCGGAAAAGATCGATCTGACCCACAAGGTCATATCCGACTGGTACGAGGCTTGGGACGGGCTTGTGAGCGTTTCCTTCTCCGGCGGCAAGGATTCGTCCGTGCTGCTGCATCTGGTTCGCCAGCAATATCCCGACGTGCCTGCCGTGTTCTGCAACACGGGGCTGGAATATCCCGAAATAGCGCGGCTGGTGAAGGCAACGCCCAACCATGTGGTGCTACGTCCCAAAATCCCTTTCTGGCAGGTGGTGCGTGATTATGGATGGCCGCTTGCGTCCAAGAAGATCGCCCGCGGGGTGAACATTCTGCGCCACCCCACAGAGAAGAACCAGAACATCTGGCGGCTCTATGATCAGGGCATCAACCGGCATGGCCGAGAGGTGCACGGGTTCAAGGTTCCCAAGCAGTGGCGCTTTCTCACGCAGGCCCCGTTCGAGGTGTCGGATGTGTGCTGCAAGATCATGAAGAAGGACCCCAGCGCGGCCTTTGAGAAGGCCACGGGCCGCAAGCCGTTTGTGGGTACGCTGGCCTCTGATTCCAAGGCGCGGCAGCGTACTTACCTGAAGACGGGCTGCAATGCCTATGACGCCGTGCATCCGCGCAGCGCCCCGCTTTCGTTCTGGACGGAACAGGATGTGCTGCAGGCCATACGTTTGTTCAACATCCCCATTCCCGCAGTTTACGGGCGCATCATGGAGAACCGTGACGGCAGGCTCTTCACCACGGGCGTGCGTCGCACCGGCTGCGTGTTCTGCTGCTTCGGCCTGCACCTTGACCACCTTGACGGCCCGCAGAACCGCTTCCAGCGCCTCGCGCTCACGCACCCGCGCCTGTATGACTACTGCATGAACCGTCTGGGCCTGCGCGATGTGCTGCGCTACTGCAAGGACGCCGCAAACCCTAGCCTTGCCGCCCGCCTAGTGTGGGAGCCTGAGCCGGTAATGGAACAATGCAACCTGTTGGAGGTGGCTTAG
- a CDS encoding TraR/DksA C4-type zinc finger protein has protein sequence MADIIDAASERETRERDAAISKAVIDLNYPAPEYENGEAVCVECGEPIPAERLKVAPACGLCLECAEEWAQEQVRLQGLAA, from the coding sequence ATGGCAGACATCATAGACGCCGCCAGCGAGCGGGAAACCCGCGAACGGGACGCGGCCATATCCAAAGCCGTGATTGATCTGAACTACCCTGCGCCGGAGTATGAGAACGGTGAGGCAGTATGCGTTGAGTGCGGCGAGCCGATTCCGGCTGAACGGCTGAAGGTAGCACCCGCCTGCGGGCTGTGCCTTGAATGTGCGGAAGAGTGGGCGCAGGAACAAGTGCGCCTGCAGGGGCTGGCGGCGTGA
- a CDS encoding tail fiber assembly protein, protein MVSPSPSPDAIAQADGTWGADPAAVRAERDSLLAACDFTQLTDAPLSAEAKAAWAAYRQALRDITLQAGFPNNVEWPARPDAVEA, encoded by the coding sequence ATGGTATCCCCTAGCCCCTCGCCGGATGCAATCGCCCAGGCGGATGGGACGTGGGGAGCAGATCCCGCCGCCGTGCGGGCAGAACGCGACAGCCTGCTTGCAGCCTGTGACTTTACGCAGCTGACTGATGCGCCCCTTTCTGCTGAGGCCAAGGCCGCATGGGCAGCTTATCGGCAGGCGCTGCGGGATATTACCCTGCAGGCAGGATTCCCGAACAATGTGGAATGGCCTGCGCGGCCCGATGCGGTGGAGGCATAG
- a CDS encoding helix-turn-helix domain-containing protein, whose product MSKQPPAPINREYFKHMSFSAALDLAIGRSGMTREDVAELMKWSPSNASRYFNPSDNYWPQPQAIPRLCAVLRNRDLIDWLLTHYDEERKGCGLVAEPMDELALLRLINEICKEMGDVHRAVEDALKVDHSVQPHEARTIIRQSYDVLVRFGELIAGMSALREDGGSAR is encoded by the coding sequence ATGAGCAAGCAACCCCCCGCCCCCATTAACCGCGAATACTTCAAGCACATGTCGTTTTCTGCGGCGCTTGATCTGGCAATTGGCCGCAGCGGCATGACCCGTGAAGACGTTGCGGAATTAATGAAGTGGTCGCCTTCGAATGCCAGCCGCTATTTCAATCCGTCTGACAACTACTGGCCCCAGCCGCAGGCCATTCCGCGCCTGTGTGCGGTGCTTCGCAACCGCGACCTCATAGACTGGCTGCTTACCCATTACGACGAGGAGCGCAAAGGCTGCGGGCTTGTCGCCGAACCCATGGATGAACTGGCACTGCTGCGCCTCATCAACGAAATCTGCAAGGAAATGGGCGACGTGCACAGGGCCGTGGAAGACGCGCTGAAGGTTGACCACAGCGTGCAGCCGCACGAAGCGCGGACGATCATCCGGCAGAGCTATGACGTGCTGGTGCGCTTCGGAGAGCTCATCGCCGGTATGAGCGCGCTGCGCGAAGATGGAGGGTCTGCCCGATGA
- a CDS encoding phage Gp37/Gp68 family protein, with product MSSNIEWTDETWNPFVGCSKVSPACDNCYAEVMARRLAGNPATPYYAGTIADGKWNGNICAAFDSVWAKPFEWKKPKRIFVGSMTDVFHPNVPTEWLDMLFAVMGLNQQHTFMVLTKRAERMHQYVAGIGKHRSVDGPSRAAKKFSSSAVWEYTMCRGGFALPNVWLGVTTENQEQADKRIPALLDTPAAKRFVSIEPMLGPVDLTTIRHGADEALPVFGTQWGLDWVICGGESGPSARPSHPDWFRGLRDQCKEAGVPYFFKQWGEWAEDGWVHAGTSFDSNHITFNWNHEVAHSREELTPSCNFTMKRVGKKAAGHMLDRQEWRQVPEVKHG from the coding sequence ATGTCTAGCAACATCGAGTGGACCGACGAAACATGGAACCCGTTTGTGGGCTGCAGCAAGGTAAGCCCTGCCTGCGACAACTGCTATGCGGAAGTCATGGCACGGCGGCTGGCAGGCAATCCTGCAACTCCCTACTACGCCGGAACCATCGCCGACGGTAAATGGAACGGAAATATCTGCGCCGCCTTTGATAGCGTGTGGGCAAAGCCTTTTGAGTGGAAGAAGCCCAAGCGCATTTTCGTGGGCAGCATGACAGACGTGTTCCACCCGAATGTGCCGACTGAATGGCTGGATATGCTGTTTGCAGTCATGGGCCTGAACCAGCAGCACACCTTCATGGTGCTGACAAAAAGGGCGGAACGGATGCACCAGTATGTAGCTGGCATCGGTAAGCATCGGTCTGTTGACGGTCCATCAAGGGCTGCCAAGAAGTTTTCATCAAGCGCAGTATGGGAATACACTATGTGTCGTGGCGGCTTCGCTCTCCCGAATGTCTGGCTGGGCGTAACCACCGAGAATCAGGAGCAGGCAGACAAGCGCATTCCTGCACTGCTCGATACCCCTGCGGCAAAGCGGTTTGTGTCCATTGAGCCGATGCTTGGGCCGGTTGATTTGACCACCATACGCCACGGAGCAGACGAAGCTCTCCCGGTGTTCGGTACACAGTGGGGCCTCGACTGGGTTATCTGCGGCGGTGAGTCCGGCCCTAGTGCCCGCCCGTCTCATCCTGACTGGTTCCGTGGCCTGCGCGATCAATGCAAGGAAGCCGGTGTGCCGTATTTCTTCAAGCAGTGGGGGGAGTGGGCAGAGGACGGTTGGGTGCATGCTGGCACTTCGTTTGACAGCAACCATATCACCTTTAACTGGAATCACGAAGTTGCTCATAGCCGAGAAGAACTGACGCCATCGTGCAATTTCACCATGAAGCGTGTCGGCAAGAAAGCCGCCGGTCACATGCTCGACAGGCAGGAATGGCGGCAGGTGCCGGAGGTGAAGCATGGCTGA
- a CDS encoding helix-turn-helix domain-containing protein encodes MKQQTIATVLASLVDAMQRPATLRDATGTVEHANTAFLRLWGNPREKGLPAHLAPVDDTAQTVDDTALDTRCSRAADVVITAGGRPVPVRWETTPAYTHGEPEQLAGIITTVLPLAQYLNLELHYARQIAGSPMDNLWILNEELRILAAQGDRDSLARTSTGALATDLVHGGEVEMLRERLEQARERPGQVIIGQITGQRRTGMRRVIVRIVYRMGEGGTGRYYATTRLLGPLGEQIIERLMLAYDVTTGAALARAMGVSPTIISRKRQADEVPASWIVDCFNRTGASADWLLTGRGAPKREDRE; translated from the coding sequence ATGAAGCAGCAGACTATTGCAACCGTACTCGCATCCCTCGTAGACGCAATGCAGCGCCCTGCAACGCTGCGTGATGCAACGGGCACAGTGGAACATGCCAACACGGCTTTTCTCAGATTATGGGGCAACCCTCGTGAGAAAGGCTTGCCCGCGCACCTTGCGCCGGTAGACGACACCGCGCAGACCGTGGACGACACCGCGCTGGATACGCGCTGCAGCCGCGCGGCAGATGTGGTCATCACCGCAGGCGGCAGGCCGGTGCCGGTGCGCTGGGAAACAACCCCCGCATACACGCACGGTGAGCCGGAACAGCTGGCGGGCATCATTACCACCGTGCTGCCGCTGGCGCAGTACCTTAATCTGGAACTGCACTATGCGCGGCAGATCGCGGGCAGCCCCATGGATAATCTGTGGATACTCAACGAGGAACTGCGCATTCTCGCCGCGCAGGGCGACAGAGACAGCCTTGCCCGCACAAGCACCGGCGCGCTGGCAACGGACCTTGTGCACGGCGGAGAGGTGGAGATGCTGCGCGAACGCCTCGAGCAGGCAAGGGAAAGGCCGGGGCAGGTCATCATAGGCCAGATCACGGGGCAGAGGCGCACAGGCATGCGGCGGGTTATCGTGCGCATTGTCTATCGCATGGGCGAGGGCGGCACGGGCAGGTATTACGCAACAACAAGGCTGCTCGGCCCGCTGGGTGAGCAGATCATAGAACGGCTCATGCTGGCCTATGATGTGACAACCGGCGCGGCGCTGGCCAGAGCCATGGGAGTGAGCCCCACAATCATCAGCCGCAAGCGGCAGGCAGATGAGGTGCCTGCTAGCTGGATTGTTGATTGCTTCAACCGCACGGGCGCAAGCGCGGACTGGCTGCTCACGGGGCGCGGTGCCCCGAAGAGAGAGGATAGGGAGTAA
- a CDS encoding helix-turn-helix domain-containing protein, giving the protein MDLETIARKCGISPTWLLTGQGEPEGRTIPDDAPRADWAAQYPVIMQAWKKYAAENKLPMSELQFAKEAGITHGKHQAWKKGQRPSSDDLEKLASVFGLHPDWLLLGMGDPRTGMDGKKAARPQKIELPESAQHLTAYQQELPPVPPLQAAMGAGKLPVMGLAPCSVQGWETGRRMAVDVERLAGLGPDAFAVLPIGDSMEPEGIREGMVCYCDPDRAPEEGDAVYVEADGRATIKIWSGDSPERAGMIRLTGWLPKRNGGKVFHVDVAKESITIIAPCVFVKRRA; this is encoded by the coding sequence GTGGATCTCGAAACCATCGCCCGCAAGTGCGGCATCTCCCCCACATGGCTGCTCACAGGCCAAGGCGAACCCGAAGGCCGCACCATTCCGGACGATGCCCCGCGCGCGGATTGGGCCGCGCAATATCCCGTGATCATGCAGGCGTGGAAGAAGTACGCCGCAGAGAACAAGCTCCCCATGAGCGAACTGCAGTTCGCCAAGGAAGCAGGCATTACCCACGGCAAGCATCAGGCGTGGAAGAAGGGGCAGCGCCCCAGCAGCGACGATCTGGAAAAGCTGGCCAGCGTGTTCGGCTTACACCCCGATTGGCTCCTGCTCGGCATGGGCGACCCGCGCACGGGCATGGATGGAAAGAAGGCCGCAAGGCCGCAGAAGATAGAGCTGCCGGAATCCGCGCAGCATCTCACCGCGTATCAACAGGAATTACCCCCGGTCCCGCCCCTGCAGGCTGCAATGGGTGCAGGCAAGCTGCCCGTGATGGGTCTTGCTCCTTGCAGCGTGCAGGGGTGGGAAACAGGCCGCCGCATGGCCGTGGATGTGGAAAGGCTGGCAGGCTTGGGGCCAGATGCCTTTGCCGTGCTGCCGATTGGCGACAGCATGGAGCCGGAAGGAATACGGGAAGGAATGGTCTGCTACTGCGACCCCGACCGCGCACCGGAAGAAGGCGATGCCGTGTATGTGGAAGCCGACGGGCGGGCGACAATCAAAATCTGGTCGGGCGATTCGCCGGAACGGGCGGGCATGATCAGGCTCACAGGCTGGCTGCCCAAGCGGAACGGGGGCAAGGTTTTTCATGTGGATGTGGCAAAGGAATCCATCACCATCATCGCGCCGTGTGTGTTCGTGAAGCGCAGGGCGTAA
- a CDS encoding DUF4875 domain-containing protein gives MRKVFLFCCMLVLLSTSAFAGMLDYQIVELQRFDATKINRHRLRTDIVIKDVIAKPMSDIIETSKFAAADVLKKNKAHAVTVRVYPSEHFIRGGTPLCITEYSPDGYGWSGTGSGIWAVQAAGTMPDAKTVRIAEEWGRLYPKYHKGLDTDEKGLRKEIAKNLKIPYDDAAPAFIFLDKME, from the coding sequence ATGAGAAAGGTGTTTTTGTTTTGCTGTATGCTTGTGTTGCTATCAACGTCTGCGTTCGCTGGGATGCTGGATTATCAAATCGTTGAGCTGCAACGGTTTGATGCCACCAAGATAAATCGGCATCGCCTCCGTACTGACATTGTCATCAAGGACGTCATTGCAAAGCCGATGAGCGATATTATCGAAACATCAAAATTTGCTGCGGCAGACGTGCTGAAGAAGAACAAGGCGCATGCTGTTACCGTCAGAGTGTATCCTTCTGAGCATTTTATTCGCGGCGGCACCCCCCTATGCATCACGGAATATTCCCCCGACGGGTATGGATGGTCAGGCACGGGCTCGGGCATATGGGCTGTGCAAGCGGCAGGCACCATGCCAGATGCTAAAACGGTGCGGATAGCCGAAGAATGGGGGCGGCTCTATCCCAAATACCACAAGGGCCTCGATACGGATGAGAAAGGCTTGCGTAAGGAAATCGCCAAGAACCTGAAAATCCCCTATGACGATGCGGCGCCCGCATTCATTTTTCTGGATAAAATGGAGTAG
- a CDS encoding DUF1937 family protein: protein MIPLTHVYLATPYTHTDARVREARFLAVTQKAAEMWKAGLGVYSPITLTHEAAVRHELPTDWRFWNALCRDTLSRMHELHVLCLPLWDHSTGVRAEIDLARSIGLPVIYHAPDILCTTCPDFIVGLPRDGRPCGHRDCIYDSPLPAAEYPAAATLAA, encoded by the coding sequence GTGATTCCGCTTACCCACGTTTACCTTGCCACCCCCTATACCCATACGGACGCCCGCGTGCGCGAAGCCCGCTTTCTGGCCGTGACCCAAAAGGCCGCCGAGATGTGGAAGGCGGGGCTGGGTGTGTATTCGCCTATAACCCTGACCCACGAAGCGGCTGTGCGCCATGAGCTGCCCACAGACTGGCGGTTCTGGAACGCCCTGTGCCGCGACACGCTTTCCCGCATGCACGAACTGCACGTGCTCTGCCTGCCGCTGTGGGACCACAGCACGGGTGTGCGGGCCGAGATTGACCTTGCCCGCAGCATCGGCCTGCCCGTGATCTACCACGCGCCCGACATTCTCTGTACCACCTGCCCAGATTTCATTGTGGGCCTGCCCCGCGATGGCCGCCCATGCGGTCACCGAGATTGTATTTATGACAGCCCGCTGCCTGCTGCGGAATATCCCGCAGCTGCCACCTTGGCGGCGTAA
- a CDS encoding primase-like DNA-binding domain-containing protein, producing the protein MKAETVVESRMRVLKMAMRMCEGAGAEAVIATYDALWSRISSGEALPLNGNGHADALVDQFFTDCVEMVGGDRVKIQHNTLYTAFKEWCDANGHEHLGMRRFGEAVSDRVSKFKSNYVFYTGIRLKESPDA; encoded by the coding sequence ATGAAAGCTGAAACCGTTGTTGAAAGCCGTATGCGCGTTCTGAAAATGGCCATGCGCATGTGTGAAGGTGCAGGCGCAGAGGCCGTGATTGCCACCTACGACGCCCTGTGGAGCCGCATTTCTTCCGGCGAGGCGTTGCCCTTGAACGGCAACGGGCATGCTGATGCGCTGGTTGACCAGTTCTTTACCGACTGCGTGGAGATGGTTGGCGGCGACCGCGTGAAGATTCAGCACAACACCTTGTACACCGCCTTCAAGGAATGGTGCGATGCCAACGGACATGAGCACCTTGGCATGCGCCGGTTCGGCGAGGCTGTTTCCGACCGCGTGAGCAAGTTCAAGAGCAACTACGTGTTCTATACGGGCATCCGCCTGAAGGAGTCGCCCGATGCGTAG